Proteins from a genomic interval of Pseudoruegeria sp. SHC-113:
- the choW gene encoding choline ABC transporter permease subunit, with amino-acid sequence MDWLTEYKIPVGKAAAAVFDWLQEYGEWFFDGLATVMEALIDGILWVLQTPPPLLMVLVIVGITWLLQKSWKTCLFVALGMLFILNQGYWEETTESLTLVLSACVVCMGIGVPIGIATAHRPKLYSFLRPILDLMQTLPTFVYLIPAIVFFGIGMVPGLIATVIFVLPAPIRLTHLGVSSTPTPLLEAAEAFGATPRQRLWKVELPYALPQIMTGLNQTIMLSLSMVVIAALVGADGLGVPVVRALNQVNTALGFESGFVIVVVAIMLDRILRVERK; translated from the coding sequence ATGGACTGGCTCACAGAGTACAAGATCCCGGTCGGCAAGGCCGCTGCGGCGGTGTTCGACTGGCTGCAGGAATACGGCGAATGGTTCTTCGACGGGCTGGCCACGGTGATGGAAGCGCTGATCGACGGCATTCTCTGGGTGCTGCAGACCCCGCCGCCACTGCTGATGGTCCTTGTCATCGTCGGCATCACGTGGCTGCTGCAGAAAAGCTGGAAGACCTGCCTCTTCGTGGCGCTCGGAATGCTCTTCATCCTCAACCAGGGCTACTGGGAGGAGACGACCGAAAGCCTGACGCTGGTGCTCTCGGCCTGTGTCGTCTGCATGGGGATCGGCGTGCCCATCGGCATCGCCACGGCGCACCGGCCCAAGCTCTACAGCTTCCTGCGCCCGATCCTCGATCTGATGCAGACGCTGCCGACGTTTGTTTACTTGATCCCGGCCATCGTCTTCTTCGGCATCGGCATGGTGCCCGGTCTGATCGCCACGGTGATTTTCGTGCTCCCCGCGCCGATCCGGCTCACCCACCTGGGCGTGTCTTCCACCCCCACACCGCTGCTGGAAGCTGCCGAGGCCTTCGGGGCGACCCCGAGGCAGCGGCTCTGGAAGGTGGAGCTGCCTTACGCCCTGCCCCAGATCATGACGGGGCTGAACCAGACGATCATGCTGTCGCTATCGATGGTGGTGATCGCCGCACTGGTGGGCGCAGACGGGCTCGGCGTGCCGGTGGTGCGCGCGCTGAACCAGGTCAACACCGCGCTGGGGTTTGAAAGCGGCTTCGTCATCGTCGTCGTCGCCATCATGCTGGACCGTATCCTGAGGGTGGAACGCAAATGA
- a CDS encoding choline ABC transporter substrate-binding protein, with protein MTLRTTLSALALTAIAGQAAADCGSVSFSDVGWTDITATTAATTFVLDALGYETDIKVLSVPVTYTSLANGDIDIFLGNWMPTMEADIAPYREAGTVDTVRENLAGAKYTLAVNKAGTDLGIKDFADIAKFADELDGEIYGIEPGNDGNRLIQSMIDGNAFGLEGFSVKESSEQGMLAQVARATKKGDPIVFLGWEPHPMNANFEMGYLTGGDEFFGPNLGGASVFTNTRAGYVAECENVGKLLTNLEFTLAMENEIMGAILNDGADPRDAASAWLAANPDAFMAWLDGVTTADGGDAVAAVKAALGM; from the coding sequence ATGACCCTTCGCACCACCCTTTCGGCGCTTGCGCTGACCGCCATCGCCGGACAGGCCGCCGCCGATTGCGGCTCCGTCTCCTTCTCCGACGTGGGCTGGACGGACATCACCGCCACCACCGCCGCCACCACCTTCGTGCTGGACGCGCTCGGCTACGAGACCGACATCAAGGTGCTCTCCGTGCCGGTGACCTACACCTCGCTCGCCAACGGTGACATCGACATCTTCCTCGGCAACTGGATGCCCACGATGGAAGCCGACATCGCCCCCTACCGCGAGGCCGGCACCGTGGACACCGTGCGCGAAAACCTCGCCGGCGCGAAATACACGCTGGCCGTGAATAAGGCCGGCACCGATCTGGGCATCAAGGATTTCGCCGACATCGCGAAATTCGCAGATGAGCTGGACGGCGAGATCTACGGCATCGAGCCCGGCAACGACGGCAACCGCCTGATCCAGTCGATGATCGACGGCAACGCCTTTGGCCTTGAAGGCTTCTCGGTCAAGGAAAGCTCCGAGCAGGGCATGCTGGCGCAGGTCGCCCGCGCCACGAAAAAAGGCGATCCGATCGTCTTCCTCGGCTGGGAACCGCACCCGATGAACGCCAACTTCGAGATGGGCTACCTGACCGGCGGCGATGAGTTCTTCGGCCCCAACCTCGGCGGCGCAAGCGTGTTCACCAACACCCGCGCAGGCTACGTGGCGGAATGCGAGAATGTCGGCAAACTGCTGACGAACCTCGAGTTCACGCTGGCCATGGAGAACGAGATCATGGGCGCGATCCTGAACGATGGTGCCGATCCGCGGGATGCGGCCTCCGCCTGGCTGGCCGCCAACCCGGACGCCTTCATGGCCTGGCTCGACGGCGTGACCACCGCCGATGGCGGCGACGCCGTGGCCGCTGTGAAAGCCGCCCTGGGCATGTAA
- the betI gene encoding transcriptional regulator BetI yields MPKVGMEPIRREALVLATIAEVGEAGSLDVTVSQIAKRAGMSSALAHHYFGGKDQIFLAAMRHILTGYGREVRAALAGKADHTARLEAIIRASFSDSQFGAEVISAWLNFYVKAQQSPDAARLLRLYHRRLHSNLLHDLRPLVGARADEVARSIAAMIDGVYIRQALSGAPVTPEAAAALVSSVLHMALAQEARQ; encoded by the coding sequence ATGCCGAAGGTCGGAATGGAGCCGATCCGGCGCGAGGCGCTGGTCTTGGCGACGATCGCCGAAGTGGGCGAGGCGGGCTCGCTGGATGTGACCGTGAGCCAGATCGCCAAACGCGCGGGAATGTCCAGCGCGCTGGCGCATCATTACTTCGGCGGCAAGGATCAGATTTTCCTCGCCGCGATGCGCCATATCCTCACCGGCTACGGCCGCGAGGTGCGCGCGGCGCTGGCGGGTAAGGCCGACCATACCGCGCGGCTCGAAGCCATCATCCGGGCAAGCTTTTCCGACAGCCAGTTCGGGGCCGAGGTGATCTCGGCCTGGCTGAACTTCTACGTGAAGGCCCAGCAATCGCCCGATGCGGCGCGGCTGCTGCGGCTGTATCACCGGCGGCTGCATTCCAACCTGCTCCATGATCTGCGGCCCCTCGTGGGCGCACGCGCCGACGAGGTCGCGCGCAGCATCGCCGCAATGATCGACGGTGTCTATATCCGTCAGGCGCTCTCGGGCGCGCCGGTGACGCCTGAGGCCGCCGCCGCGCTGGTCTCAAGCGTGCTGCATATGGCTCTGGCACAGGAGGCACGGCAATGA